A genomic region of Acipenser ruthenus chromosome 9, fAciRut3.2 maternal haplotype, whole genome shotgun sequence contains the following coding sequences:
- the LOC117973048 gene encoding CREB/ATF bZIP transcription factor-like isoform X1, whose product MRHSQRIRNSKLNNTNNNVLDEDIKVGLIDDLFSSSFPKICPEQGRTETKTEELQQKHCEMITRKRKRTEEAIQLETTSSKPASKNTVCDAFEVSENTTRVNQQQQFSHVTSEELSGLELSDLFDIEDFNWELDKDPSSPLFEVGLDGFPHHAPDDTTTQLDSDLSSFGSLQNLMNSEGGATDAQYRFQNQQRSGQKAQQSTADLPGRSNRNAIAARVNRLKKKEYVNGLENKVTSLATENKELKEENKQLSNRLGELEDETRYLRAVLANESTLAQLLSRLAGGNGMKLSTSLFKEPKENDHDYALPGKKVKLEEKETSGGVCLHVDNNIVSVEFCSKCAESANSSHKIFFLGDCLAMLCWWGLQNSHAPDSMWILLWWKLKKRDLLLASCPDFY is encoded by the exons ATGCGTCACAGCCAGCGCATAAGAAACTCTAAAttgaacaatacaaataataatgttttggaTGAAGACATCAAAGTTGGTTTGATTGATGATTTATTTTCCAGCTCTTTCCCCAAAATATGCCCGGAACAAGGAAGGACGGAAACTAAAACGGAAGAACTGCAACAAAAACATTGTGAGATGATAACCAGAAAAAGAAAGCGGACCGAAGAAGCTATACAACTTGAAACCACATCTTCCAAACCTGCTTCTAAAAATACGGTATGTGACGCCTTTGAAGTGTCTGAAAATACCACTCGGGTTAACCAACAACAGCAGTTCTCCCATGTGACGAGTGAGGAGCTGTCGGGACTGGAACTTTCGGATTTGTTCGACATTGAAGATTTTAACTGGGAACTGGATAAAGACCCCAGTTCTCCGCTTTTCGAAGTTGGTCTGGACGGGTTTCCACATCATGCCCCTGATGACACAACAACGCAGCTGGATTCTGACCTGAGCTCGTTTGGGTCGCTGCAAAACCTAATGAACTCGGAAGGTGGCGCAACCGATGCTCAATATCGGTTCCAAAATCAACAGAGAAGTGGGCAAAAAGCTCAGCAATCTACAGCGGATCTACCAGGGAGGAGCAACCGCAACGCTATTGCTGCCAGAGTGAATCGTTTGAAAAAGAAAGAGTACGTAAACGGATTGGAAAATAAAGTCACCAGTTTGGCGACGGAGAATAAGGAGCTTAAAGAAGAGAATAAACAACTAAGCAATAGGTTGGGTGAGCTGGAAGACGAGACGAGGTACCTCAGGGCTGTCCTGGCTAACGAAAGCACGTTAGCCCAGCTTTTAAGCAGACTCGCCGGTGGGAATGGGATGAAGCTGTCTACCTCGCTTTTCAAGGAACCCAAAGAGAACGACCACGATTACGCGCTTCCCGGGAAAAAGGTGAAGTTGGAGGAAAAGGAAACGTCCGGAGGGGTTTGTCTTCACGTCGATAACAATATCGTCTCTGTGGAATTCTGCTCTAAATGTGCAGAAAGCGCAAACTCGTCGCATAAAAT TTTTTTTCTAGGTGACTGTCTTGCCATGCTGTGTTGGTGGGGGTTACAGAACAGCCATGCACCTGACTCCATG TGGATACTGCTGTGGTGGAAGCTGAAGAAACGGGACCTGCTGCTGGCATCTTGTCCTGATTTTTATTAA
- the LOC117973048 gene encoding CREB/ATF bZIP transcription factor-like isoform X2, whose protein sequence is MITRKRKRTEEAIQLETTSSKPASKNTVCDAFEVSENTTRVNQQQQFSHVTSEELSGLELSDLFDIEDFNWELDKDPSSPLFEVGLDGFPHHAPDDTTTQLDSDLSSFGSLQNLMNSEGGATDAQYRFQNQQRSGQKAQQSTADLPGRSNRNAIAARVNRLKKKEYVNGLENKVTSLATENKELKEENKQLSNRLGELEDETRYLRAVLANESTLAQLLSRLAGGNGMKLSTSLFKEPKENDHDYALPGKKVKLEEKETSGGVCLHVDNNIVSVEFCSKCAESANSSHKIFFLGDCLAMLCWWGLQNSHAPDSMWILLWWKLKKRDLLLASCPDFY, encoded by the exons ATGATAACCAGAAAAAGAAAGCGGACCGAAGAAGCTATACAACTTGAAACCACATCTTCCAAACCTGCTTCTAAAAATACGGTATGTGACGCCTTTGAAGTGTCTGAAAATACCACTCGGGTTAACCAACAACAGCAGTTCTCCCATGTGACGAGTGAGGAGCTGTCGGGACTGGAACTTTCGGATTTGTTCGACATTGAAGATTTTAACTGGGAACTGGATAAAGACCCCAGTTCTCCGCTTTTCGAAGTTGGTCTGGACGGGTTTCCACATCATGCCCCTGATGACACAACAACGCAGCTGGATTCTGACCTGAGCTCGTTTGGGTCGCTGCAAAACCTAATGAACTCGGAAGGTGGCGCAACCGATGCTCAATATCGGTTCCAAAATCAACAGAGAAGTGGGCAAAAAGCTCAGCAATCTACAGCGGATCTACCAGGGAGGAGCAACCGCAACGCTATTGCTGCCAGAGTGAATCGTTTGAAAAAGAAAGAGTACGTAAACGGATTGGAAAATAAAGTCACCAGTTTGGCGACGGAGAATAAGGAGCTTAAAGAAGAGAATAAACAACTAAGCAATAGGTTGGGTGAGCTGGAAGACGAGACGAGGTACCTCAGGGCTGTCCTGGCTAACGAAAGCACGTTAGCCCAGCTTTTAAGCAGACTCGCCGGTGGGAATGGGATGAAGCTGTCTACCTCGCTTTTCAAGGAACCCAAAGAGAACGACCACGATTACGCGCTTCCCGGGAAAAAGGTGAAGTTGGAGGAAAAGGAAACGTCCGGAGGGGTTTGTCTTCACGTCGATAACAATATCGTCTCTGTGGAATTCTGCTCTAAATGTGCAGAAAGCGCAAACTCGTCGCATAAAAT TTTTTTTCTAGGTGACTGTCTTGCCATGCTGTGTTGGTGGGGGTTACAGAACAGCCATGCACCTGACTCCATG TGGATACTGCTGTGGTGGAAGCTGAAGAAACGGGACCTGCTGCTGGCATCTTGTCCTGATTTTTATTAA
- the LOC117405941 gene encoding transmembrane protein 126A-like codes for MSDNNTYTKPPLAVDVSKIPPRSVVTELLLKKFERLPETERKFFAYGPIYLGINGAFSGLIANSFFRRLLNVTQARFTSSLPMAVLPFLTTVAMYNAAVSNPLLAGDLNCPTCAMVRGGLVGAVIGGFYPVLLALPVNAGLATRYNTAPMPEKGNVMRFWISVTQPVLRKMSFVFILQALFAVYLSSRHYGIYMKMLELPTSDTEVLKD; via the exons ATGTCAGACAATAACACTTATACAAAACCGCCACTGGCAGTGGATGTTTCCAAGATCCCACCCAGATCAGTGGTTACTGAACTACTTCTGAAAAAGTTTGAACGCCTTCCAGAAACCGAAAG GAAATTCTTTGCGTATGGGCCCATCTACCTTGGAATAAATGGAGCTTTTTCAGGACTGATAGCAAACAGTTTTTTTCGACGGTTACTAAATGTAACTCAAGCCCGGTTCACCTCCAGTTTACCTATGGCAGTTCTTCCGTTTTTGACGACTGTGGCAATGTATAATGCTGCCGTGTCAAATCCTTTACTTGCAG GTGACCTTAACTGCCCTACATGTGCAATGGTCAGAGGTGGACTGGTTGGTGCTGTCATAGGTGGCTTTTATCCAGTCCTGCTAGCCTTACCTGTCAATGCAGGCCTTGCAACAAG GTACAACACTGCTCCAATGCCAGAGAAGGGAAATGTAATGCGTTTCTGGATCTCAGTCACACAACCCGTTCTGCGGAAAATGAGCTTTGTGTTCATACTACAGGCTCTCTTTGCAGTATACTTGAGCTCCCGGCATTATGGGATCTACATGAAAATGCTTGAACTCCCTACATCTGacacagaagtgttaaaggactAA